In a single window of the Zea mays cultivar B73 chromosome 5, Zm-B73-REFERENCE-NAM-5.0, whole genome shotgun sequence genome:
- the LOC103625842 gene encoding probable xyloglucan glycosyltransferase 9 isoform X1: MAPCSGLWGGKAGGDAYRGTPVVVKMENPNWSISEISSPEDDDDDEDILAAAGGRRRKGARTKNAKQIRWVLLLKAHRAAGCLASLASAAVALGAAARRRVAAGRTDADADADAGVLAVAGESPVVRSGFYAFIRAFLVVSLLLLAVEVAAYINGWDLAASALALPALGLESLYASWLRFRAAYVAPGIQFLTDACVVLFLVQSADRLILCLGCFYIRVKRIKPEPKSPALPDAEDPDAGYYPMVLVQIPMCNEKEVYQQSIAAVCNLDWPKSSFLVQVLDDSDDLLTQALIREEVAKWQQQGARIVYRHRVLRDGYKAGNLKSAMSCSYVKDYEFVAIFDADFQPQPDFLKRTVLHFKDNDELGLVQARWSFVNKDENLLTRLQYINLCFHFEVEQQVNGVFLNFFGFNGTAGVWRIKALEDSGGWMERTTVEDMDIAVRAHLHGWKFIFLNDVECQCELPESYEAYRKQQHRWHSGPMQLFRLCLPDIIKCKMAFWKKGNLILLFFLLRKLILPLYSFTLFCIILPTAMFVPEAELPDWVVCYVPALMSLLNVLPSPRSFPFVIPYLLFENTMSVTKFNAMVSGLFQLGSAYEWVVTKKSGSGPRSSEVAGDLVSLAAAAPTAKKKKKKKHNRIYKKELALSMLLLTAAARSLLSKQGIHFYFLLFQGVSFLLVGLDLIGEQVE; the protein is encoded by the exons ATGGCGCCGTGCAGCGGCTTGTGGGGCGGCAAGGCCGGCGGCGACGCCTACCGGGGCACGCCGGTGGTGGTCAAGATGGAGAACCCCAACTGGTCGATCTCCGAGATCTCGTCTccggaggacgacgacgacgacgaggacatcttggccgccgccggcggccgccGCCGCAAGGGGGCCCGCACCAAGAACGCCAAGCAGATCAGGTGGGTGCTGCTCCTCAAGGCGCACCGCGCCGCCGGGTGCCTCGCCTCGCTGGCCTCCGCCGCCGTCGCGCTGGGCGCCGCGGCCAGGCGCAGGGTGGCCGCGGGGAGGaccgacgccgacgccgacgccgacgccggcGTGCTGGCCGTCGCCGGCGAGAGCCCCGTGGTGCGCTCCGGGTTCTACGCCTTCATCAGGGCCTTCCTCGTCGTCTCCCTGCTCCTGCTGGCCGTCGAGGTCGCGGCGTACATCAACGGCTGGGACCTCGCCGCCTCCGCGCTCGCCCTCCCCGCCCTCGGCCTCGAGTCGCTGTACGCCTCCTGGCTGCGCTTCCGCGCCGCCTACGTTGCGCCGGGGATACAGTTCCTCACCGACGCCTGCGTCGTGCTCTTCCTCGTCCAGAGCGCCGACCGCCTCATCCTGTGCCTTGGCTGCTTCTACATCCGCGTCAAGCGCATCAAGCCCGAGCCGAAGTCCCCGGCATTACCTGATGCGGAGGACCCCGATGCCGGGTACTACCCCATGGTACTTGTCCAGATACCAATGTGCAACGAGAAGGAG GTGTATCAACAATCAATTGCGGCCGTGTGCAACCTTGACTGGCCGAAATCCAGCTTCTTGGTCCAGGTGCTGGATGACTCCGATGACCTACTGACACAGGCTCTGATCAGAGAAGAGGTGGCCAAATGGCAGCAGCAAGGTGCCCGGATTGTGTACAGGCACCGTGTGTTGAGGGATGGTTACAAGGCTGGAAACCTCAAGTCGGCCATGAGCTGCAGCTACGTGAAGGATTACGAGTTTGTTGCCATCTTTGACGCAGACTTCCAACCCCAGCCTGACTTTCTGAAGCGCACTGTGCTACATTTCAAG GACAATGATGAACTTGGGCTAGTGCAAGCAAGGTGGTCATTTGTGAATAAGGATGAGAACCTGCTGACCCGGTTGCAGTATATTAACCTTTGCTTCCACTTTGAGGTGGAACAGCAGGTGAATGGAGTGTTCTTGAACTTCTTCGGGTTCAATGGCACCGCCGGGGTGTGGAGGATCAAGGCACTGGAGGACTCAGGTGGATGGATGGAGCGGACAACGGTGGAGGATATGGACATTGCTGTCAGGGCACATCTCCATGGCTGGAAGTTTATATTCCTGAACGATGTTGAG TGCCAGTGCGAACTGCCCGAGTCCTATGAGGCTTACAGGAAGCAGCAGCATCGGTGGCATTCCGGTCCAATGCAGCTATTCAGGCTGTGTTTACCGGACATCATCAAATGCAAG ATGGCGTTCTGGAAGAAAGGCAACCTGATCCTCCTCTTCTTCCTGCTCCGGAAGCTCATACTGCCCTTGTACTCCTTCACGCTCTTCTGCATCATCCTCCCGACGGCGATGTTCGTGCCGGAGGCGGAGCTCCCGGACTGGGTGGTGTGCTACGTCCCGGCCCTCATGTCCCTGCTGAACGTGCTGCCGtcgccgaggtccttccccttcgTCATCCCGTACCTGCTGTTCGAGAACACCATGTCGGTGACCAAGTTCAACGCGATGGTCTCGGGGCTGTTCCAGCTGGGGAGCGCGTACGAGTGGGTAGTGACCAAGAAGTCGGGCTCGGGCCCCCGCTCGTCCGAGGTCGCCGGCGACCTCGTCTCgctggccgccgccgccccgacggcgaagaagaagaagaagaagaagcacaaccggataTACAAGAAGGAGCTCGCGCTGTCGATGCTGCTCCTGACCGCGGCCGCCCGCAGCTTGCTGTCGAAGCAGGGTATCCACTTCTACTTCCTCCTGTTCCAGGGCGTGTCGTTCTTGTTGGTCGGGCTTGACCTCATAGGGGAGCAGGTCGAGTGA
- the LOC103625842 gene encoding probable xyloglucan glycosyltransferase 9 isoform X2 produces MAPCSGLWGGKAGGDAYRGTPVVVKMENPNWSISEISSPEDDDDDEDILAAAGGRRRKGARTKNAKQIRWVLLLKAHRAAGCLASLASAAVALGAAARRRVAAGRTDADADADAGVLAVAGESPVVRSGFYAFIRAFLVVSLLLLAVEVAAYINGWDLAASALALPALGLESLYASWLRFRAAYVAPGIQFLTDACVVLFLVQSADRLILCLGCFYIRVKRIKPEPKSPALPDAEDPDAGYYPMVLVQIPMCNEKEVYQQSIAAVCNLDWPKSSFLVQVLDDSDDLLTQALIREEVAKWQQQGARIVYRHRVLRDGYKAGNLKSAMSCSYVKDYEFVAIFDADFQPQPDFLKRTVLHFKDNDELGLVQARWSFVNKDENLLTRLQYINLCFHFEVEQQVNGVFLNFFGFNGTAGVWRIKALEDSGGWMERTTVEDMDIAVRAHLHGWKFIFLNDVEMAFWKKGNLILLFFLLRKLILPLYSFTLFCIILPTAMFVPEAELPDWVVCYVPALMSLLNVLPSPRSFPFVIPYLLFENTMSVTKFNAMVSGLFQLGSAYEWVVTKKSGSGPRSSEVAGDLVSLAAAAPTAKKKKKKKHNRIYKKELALSMLLLTAAARSLLSKQGIHFYFLLFQGVSFLLVGLDLIGEQVE; encoded by the exons ATGGCGCCGTGCAGCGGCTTGTGGGGCGGCAAGGCCGGCGGCGACGCCTACCGGGGCACGCCGGTGGTGGTCAAGATGGAGAACCCCAACTGGTCGATCTCCGAGATCTCGTCTccggaggacgacgacgacgacgaggacatcttggccgccgccggcggccgccGCCGCAAGGGGGCCCGCACCAAGAACGCCAAGCAGATCAGGTGGGTGCTGCTCCTCAAGGCGCACCGCGCCGCCGGGTGCCTCGCCTCGCTGGCCTCCGCCGCCGTCGCGCTGGGCGCCGCGGCCAGGCGCAGGGTGGCCGCGGGGAGGaccgacgccgacgccgacgccgacgccggcGTGCTGGCCGTCGCCGGCGAGAGCCCCGTGGTGCGCTCCGGGTTCTACGCCTTCATCAGGGCCTTCCTCGTCGTCTCCCTGCTCCTGCTGGCCGTCGAGGTCGCGGCGTACATCAACGGCTGGGACCTCGCCGCCTCCGCGCTCGCCCTCCCCGCCCTCGGCCTCGAGTCGCTGTACGCCTCCTGGCTGCGCTTCCGCGCCGCCTACGTTGCGCCGGGGATACAGTTCCTCACCGACGCCTGCGTCGTGCTCTTCCTCGTCCAGAGCGCCGACCGCCTCATCCTGTGCCTTGGCTGCTTCTACATCCGCGTCAAGCGCATCAAGCCCGAGCCGAAGTCCCCGGCATTACCTGATGCGGAGGACCCCGATGCCGGGTACTACCCCATGGTACTTGTCCAGATACCAATGTGCAACGAGAAGGAG GTGTATCAACAATCAATTGCGGCCGTGTGCAACCTTGACTGGCCGAAATCCAGCTTCTTGGTCCAGGTGCTGGATGACTCCGATGACCTACTGACACAGGCTCTGATCAGAGAAGAGGTGGCCAAATGGCAGCAGCAAGGTGCCCGGATTGTGTACAGGCACCGTGTGTTGAGGGATGGTTACAAGGCTGGAAACCTCAAGTCGGCCATGAGCTGCAGCTACGTGAAGGATTACGAGTTTGTTGCCATCTTTGACGCAGACTTCCAACCCCAGCCTGACTTTCTGAAGCGCACTGTGCTACATTTCAAG GACAATGATGAACTTGGGCTAGTGCAAGCAAGGTGGTCATTTGTGAATAAGGATGAGAACCTGCTGACCCGGTTGCAGTATATTAACCTTTGCTTCCACTTTGAGGTGGAACAGCAGGTGAATGGAGTGTTCTTGAACTTCTTCGGGTTCAATGGCACCGCCGGGGTGTGGAGGATCAAGGCACTGGAGGACTCAGGTGGATGGATGGAGCGGACAACGGTGGAGGATATGGACATTGCTGTCAGGGCACATCTCCATGGCTGGAAGTTTATATTCCTGAACGATGTTGAG ATGGCGTTCTGGAAGAAAGGCAACCTGATCCTCCTCTTCTTCCTGCTCCGGAAGCTCATACTGCCCTTGTACTCCTTCACGCTCTTCTGCATCATCCTCCCGACGGCGATGTTCGTGCCGGAGGCGGAGCTCCCGGACTGGGTGGTGTGCTACGTCCCGGCCCTCATGTCCCTGCTGAACGTGCTGCCGtcgccgaggtccttccccttcgTCATCCCGTACCTGCTGTTCGAGAACACCATGTCGGTGACCAAGTTCAACGCGATGGTCTCGGGGCTGTTCCAGCTGGGGAGCGCGTACGAGTGGGTAGTGACCAAGAAGTCGGGCTCGGGCCCCCGCTCGTCCGAGGTCGCCGGCGACCTCGTCTCgctggccgccgccgccccgacggcgaagaagaagaagaagaagaagcacaaccggataTACAAGAAGGAGCTCGCGCTGTCGATGCTGCTCCTGACCGCGGCCGCCCGCAGCTTGCTGTCGAAGCAGGGTATCCACTTCTACTTCCTCCTGTTCCAGGGCGTGTCGTTCTTGTTGGTCGGGCTTGACCTCATAGGGGAGCAGGTCGAGTGA